The Rhodopseudomonas palustris genome window below encodes:
- a CDS encoding AMP-binding protein yields the protein MDQLHSGGTGGSLIINAIARYGDRPAIADGSIRWSYRELGDAVGRFIALFRDCGLAKGSALSILSSNRAESWAAICAATVMGMRYTPLHPMAAEDDHAFIIEDAEIDALIVEGGKFAARGEAIRARVPGLKHLLSFGAVNGARDLLDGFAVVQPAPLVDDSVTSDIAWLAYTGGTTGRSKGVMIPHRALTTMAVILYSDWDWPADIRYLAATPISHAAGVTVYPVMMRGGFTRLVQGFEVESYCRVVAEDKITAAFLVPTLIYALIDAPQVRARHDLSSLDMIVYGAAPMSPDRLREGIKIFGNVFVQLYGQTEAPQCITTMRKVDHDDSKPGRLGSCGRPSPLLDVKLFDSEMREVGTGEPGEICVRGTLVMDGYWKRPEATAEAFRGGWLHTGDVAVKDADGYLYIVDRTKDMIISGGFNIYPREVEDALMAHHAVASAAVIGVPDDKWGEAVKAFVVLKPGANNDAAELQAHVKEKRGAPWSPKSIDFVEAIPVTGLGKIDRKVLRAPYWEGRNRGVA from the coding sequence ATGGACCAGCTTCATTCCGGCGGCACGGGCGGCAGCCTGATCATCAATGCGATTGCGCGCTACGGTGACCGTCCGGCGATCGCCGACGGCAGCATTCGCTGGAGCTATCGCGAACTCGGCGACGCCGTCGGCCGCTTCATCGCGTTGTTTCGCGATTGCGGACTCGCCAAGGGCAGCGCGCTGTCGATCCTGTCGTCGAACCGCGCCGAATCCTGGGCCGCGATCTGCGCCGCCACGGTGATGGGAATGCGCTACACGCCGCTGCATCCGATGGCGGCTGAGGACGACCACGCCTTCATCATCGAGGATGCCGAGATCGATGCGCTGATCGTCGAAGGCGGCAAGTTCGCCGCGCGCGGCGAGGCGATCCGCGCCCGCGTGCCTGGGCTGAAACATCTCTTGTCGTTCGGAGCGGTGAACGGCGCTCGCGACCTGCTCGATGGCTTCGCAGTGGTTCAGCCGGCGCCGCTGGTCGACGACAGTGTGACCTCCGACATCGCGTGGCTGGCCTACACCGGGGGCACCACGGGCCGCTCCAAGGGCGTGATGATCCCGCATCGCGCGCTGACCACGATGGCGGTGATCCTGTATTCGGATTGGGACTGGCCCGCCGACATCCGTTATCTCGCCGCCACGCCGATCAGCCACGCCGCCGGCGTGACGGTCTATCCGGTGATGATGCGCGGCGGCTTCACGCGGCTGGTGCAGGGCTTCGAGGTCGAGTCGTACTGCCGCGTCGTCGCCGAGGACAAGATCACCGCGGCGTTTCTGGTGCCGACACTGATCTACGCGCTGATCGATGCGCCGCAGGTGAGGGCGCGTCACGACCTGTCTTCGCTCGACATGATCGTTTATGGCGCCGCACCGATGTCGCCGGATCGCTTGCGCGAGGGCATCAAGATCTTCGGCAACGTGTTCGTGCAGCTCTACGGCCAGACAGAAGCGCCGCAATGCATCACCACGATGCGCAAGGTCGACCACGACGACTCCAAGCCCGGACGCCTCGGTTCGTGCGGCCGGCCGAGCCCGTTGCTCGACGTCAAGCTGTTCGACTCCGAGATGCGCGAAGTCGGCACCGGCGAGCCCGGCGAGATCTGCGTGCGCGGCACGCTGGTGATGGACGGCTATTGGAAGCGGCCTGAAGCGACGGCGGAAGCGTTCCGCGGCGGCTGGCTGCACACCGGCGACGTCGCTGTGAAAGATGCGGATGGCTATCTCTATATCGTCGACCGCACCAAAGACATGATCATCTCCGGCGGCTTCAACATCTATCCGCGCGAAGTCGAGGATGCGTTGATGGCGCACCATGCGGTCGCGTCGGCTGCGGTGATCGGCGTGCCCGACGACAAATGGGGCGAAGCCGTCAAAGCGTTCGTGGTGCTGAAGCCCGGCGCCAACAACGACGCCGCCGAACTGCAGGCGCACGTCAAAGAGAAGCGTGGCGCACCGTGGTCGCCGAAGTCGATCGATTTCGTCGAAGCGATTCCGGTGACCGGTCTCGGCAAAATCGATCGCAAGGTGCTGCGTGCCCCATATTGGGAAGGCCGCAACCGCGGCGTCGCGTAA